From the Streptomyces sp. Tu 2975 genome, one window contains:
- a CDS encoding peptidylprolyl isomerase — MVSSDQRRRQLAREKFERQQQRREQARKKAKVRNSVIAAALAVVLAGGGAVYALGLTGEDKKDDAAPLDPPPSASPSESSTPAPAMAIDKKATYSFRLKTDQGDIAIAMDAAKTPHTVNSFKSLADKGYFDGTKCHRLTTENIFVLQCGDPKGDGTGGPGYTIPDENLDALGKAGADGTVTFPAGTVAMANTSQPDTGGSQFFLVYKDTKLPPTYTPFGTLDAKSLKAVQDVAKAGVEGGGADGPPKKAVTIEKATVPKA; from the coding sequence GTGGTCAGCAGCGATCAGCGACGGCGGCAGCTCGCCAGGGAGAAGTTCGAGCGCCAGCAGCAGCGCAGGGAGCAGGCGCGGAAGAAGGCGAAGGTCCGCAACTCCGTGATCGCGGCGGCGCTCGCCGTGGTGCTCGCGGGCGGCGGCGCCGTCTATGCCTTGGGCCTCACCGGGGAGGACAAGAAGGACGACGCCGCGCCGCTCGATCCCCCGCCGAGCGCTTCCCCTTCCGAGAGCAGCACGCCGGCACCGGCGATGGCGATCGACAAGAAGGCCACGTACTCGTTCCGGCTGAAGACCGACCAGGGTGACATCGCGATCGCGATGGATGCCGCGAAGACGCCGCACACGGTCAACTCGTTCAAGTCGCTGGCGGACAAGGGCTACTTCGACGGCACGAAGTGTCACCGTCTGACCACGGAGAACATCTTCGTGCTGCAGTGCGGCGACCCGAAGGGCGACGGCACCGGCGGTCCCGGCTACACGATCCCCGACGAGAACCTCGACGCGCTCGGCAAGGCCGGCGCGGACGGCACGGTCACGTTCCCTGCGGGCACGGTCGCGATGGCGAACACCAGTCAGCCCGACACGGGCGGCAGCCAGTTCTTCCTCGTCTACAAGGACACCAAACTCCCGCCCACCTACACGCCGTTCGGCACCCTGGACGCGAAGAGCCTCAAGGCCGTTCAGGACGTGGCGAAGGCAGGCGTCGAGGGCGGCGGCGCGGACGGTCCGCCGAAGAAGGCCGTGACCATCGAGAAGGCCACCGTACCGAAGGCGTAG